A portion of the Pomacea canaliculata isolate SZHN2017 linkage group LG13, ASM307304v1, whole genome shotgun sequence genome contains these proteins:
- the LOC112553856 gene encoding Golgi phosphoprotein 3-like has translation MTTVYQRSSGLVQRRAVSSSQGAEGGADDRDEKLGNEDEEAEDHDSKETRLTLMEEVLLLGLKDREGYTSFWNDCISSGLRGCILIELTLRGRIELEKGGMRRRSLNNRKVLCKSDQPTGDVLLDEALKHMKETQPPENVQSWVEYLSGETWNPLKLRYQLRNVRERLAKNLVEKGVCTTEKQNFLLFDMTTHPLTDNGVKQKLIKKVQDAVLSRWTNDPHRMDRRTLALIYLAHTSDVLENAFAPLSDDDYEVAMKRVRELLDLDFDVESMKEGANELMWAVFAAMTK, from the exons ATGACAACTGTGTATCAGCGGTCGAGTGGACTTGTTCAGCGACGAGCTGTAAGTTCAAGTCAGGGCGCTGAAGGCGGGGCAGATGATCGCGATGAAAAGCTGGGTAATGAAGACGAGGAAGCAGAGGACCATGACTCTAAGGAGACCCGCCTCACCCTAATGGAAGAGGTCCTGCTTCTTGGGCTAAAAGACAGGGAG GGATACACCTCATTTTGGAATGACTGTATATCATCGGGCTTGAGGGGCTGCATTCTCATTGAGCTTACACTACGAGGGCGCATTGAGCTAGAGAAAGGGGGTATGAGACGACGTAGCCTTAACAACCGCAAAGTACTGTGCAAGTCAGATCAGCCGACAGGTGATGTCTTGCTGGATGAAGCTCTAAAGCACATGAAGGAAACTCAGCCTCCTGAGAATGTACAGAGCTGGGTGGAGTATCTGAGTG GAGAAACATGGAATCCTTTGAAACTGCGCTACCAGCTTCGGAATGTACGAGAGCGACTGGCAAAAAACCTTGTGGAAAAGGGGGTGTGCACAACAGAAAAGcagaattttcttctctttgacaTGACAACCCATCCTCTGACGGACAACGGTGTCAAGCAGAAGCTTATAAAGAAGGTTCAAGATGCCGTCCTTAGCCGTTGGACCAACGACCCTCATCGCATGGATCGCCGGACACTGGCCCTCATTTACCTGGCCCACACCTCTGACGTGTTGGAGAATGCTTTTGCACCGCTGTCCGATGATGATTATGAGGTGGCCATGAAACGTGTTCGAGAGCTACTTGACCTGGACTTTGATGTGGAAAGCATGAAGGAGGGAGCAAATGAACTGATGTGGGCTGTTTTTGCTGCTATGACCAAGTAA
- the LOC112554450 gene encoding cilia- and flagella-associated protein 161-like: SWLFGPYNPSVRVGNWSEDIQLEEDTLKNFLYKRERGELLIQKTYNLFSTMLKKVELSVTQDFAVHFGDQVMLQCAGDKDRTQYFINQIPRNDCVVALNVSDPNVLFQVQITGKASVTGSQTIEPNQRTVFSIESVGGGQLGAKLRYGQPFYLRTVGEHSGNLYLFSDKLSFKTENKSRHQELLLVPEPSFLTQWMCLYRNPLLRLEYEHEPVMANDELIIVHCKTNQALAVEGKYLSRTPFGREYELAVWTYLNSHKAEEPQNHWMIVMSVPGSTVRPVPDQGKLHETVS, from the exons TCATGGCTGTTCGGACCTTATAATCCGTCAGTTCGTGTAGGAAACTGGAGCGAAGACATTCAGTTAGAGGAG gACACCTTAAAGAACTTCTtatacaagagagaaagaggggaacTTTTGATTCAAAAAACATATAACCTATTCAGCACCATGTTAAAAAAG GTTGAGCTCTCAGTCACTCAAGATTTTGCTGTCCACTTTGGTGACCAAGTAATGCTGCAATGTGCTGGTGACAAGGACCGCACTCAGTATTTTATCAACCAGATTCCACGAAATGACTGTGTTGTTGCACTCAATGTTTCAGATCCTAATGTACTTTTCCAAGTACAAATCACTGGAAAAGCTTCTGTCACAGGCAGCCAGACTATTGAACCTAATCAACGGACAGTTTTCAGCATTGAAAG tgTTGGTGGGGGTCAGCTTGGTGCCAAACTGCGGTATGGACAACCATTTTATCTTCGAACTGTGGGCGAACATTCAGGAAAT ttaTACCTGTTTTCAGACAAACTCAGcttcaaaactgaaaataaatctcGCCACCAGGAGCTATTACTTGTTCCAGAACCCAGTTTTCTGACACAGTGGATGTGCCTTTACCGCAACCCTTTACTTCGACTGGAATATGAGCATGAACCAGTGATG GCCAATGACGAGCTGATTATAGTGCACTGTAAGACAAATCAGGCCCTTGCTGTAGAAGGGAAATATCTTTCAAG GACCCCTTTTGGAAGGGAATATGAACTCGCAGTTTGGACATATCTAAACTCTCATAAAGCAGAGGAACCACAGAATCACTGGATGATAGTCATGTCTGTGCCTGGCAGCACTGTGCGTCCAGTTCCAGATCAAGGAAAGCTGCATGAGACAGTTTCATGA